Part of the Grimontia kaedaensis genome is shown below.
GGTAGTGCAGGCGCAAGAAGTTTTTTGAAAGAAGTGCTCTTTCAAGGAAAGTTTGCAGTGAAAAACATTTCCTCCTGGGGGGGTAAAGCCGCAATTGTATTTAAAGGCAATCACCGCTCACGCTCCTTTCTGACAGCTATCATGTATGGCGTCAAAAACAACAAAATGTCATATATATCTAGTTACGCTGAAGTTGCAACTGAGTTACTCAACAAAAATATAACTGGCGCATATAAAGCCGCGGCAACTGGAAGTATGCCCCTTAAATCTGGGAATTTTATCGGTTTCGCAATAGCAACGGCATTTGATATTCATGCGTTCATGAAAGACGACGACCCAGAAAAAAATTGGGGCGATCTTCTGGGGATGTTAGGTGTGACATTTGTAAAAGTCTGGGCAGCAGGTTTTGTCGGTCTACTCACAGCAGCAGGTCTATTGGCTTTTTTCGGCGCCCCCGTTCTCTTGGTCGTAGGTTTAGGTGCAGTTGCGTCTATTGTTGCTGGGGTGGGTCTAGATTATCTGGACTCTTATTTTGGAATCAAAGAAGGTGCCCGTAAGATAGGACGGGGGTTTGTTGAGATTATAGACAGCCTGCTTAGCTTTTCGTTTGATGACCTTCAGCGTATGGTGGAAACTTGGGAGCAGGACTTTAAGTCCTCCTTAAGAGAAAACGACCCGAATGGCTACTGTGCTCTATTTTGCAGCGATCCGCTCAACCAATTAGATGCGTGGATGAGGGGTCTCGGTGGTAGAGGGCTTGGAGGCAGATTCTAGTGGCAACCACAACTACGACGTTTAACACCGGAGAGAAGGCCGTAAATGCAGCAAGCTTCGCATTTATTTTTAGTTCGATTTTTTGCCTTGTGTTTACGCTAATCTTCTATTTGACGAATGATGAGAAGTACCTTTTTAAGAACATTGCATTCGCATTCATAATATTTGTAATTTCTTTTTCCTACATTTCTGGTCGGAGTTATAAAAACGGCAATCCCATCCATTATTGGGCATCAACATCTCAAAAAGTAATGATTTGCTATTATTTAACGTTCGGCTTACAGCCTTTATTTTTCATTACCTCTCTTCCCGGCACTGCGTATTGGGCTATGACGTTCATCTCACTGAGCTCTGGTCTAGTGAGCTATGCTTTTGGTAAACATTATTTTGACCCCAAAACACAGAGCCAGAAAATGGCAAAAGAGGGCATGCTAAAACAAGACTACGCTGCTGGGTCTCGAACGGCTTCGGGCAGTATTTTTCATGCATTTCGAACGCCAACTAACCCTGTCGCATTGCTGTTTGTAAAAACCTTCAAGTCCATACTCATTGGGTTTGCCATTCTCGCTGTATTGTTCGGAGCTGGTGCAGGATTTATTCTCTTAGCTTTATTTAAAACAATAGTGCCGGCCACGACTGAAATATCCCCCCATGCTGTCGTTTTGTTTCTGGTCATGCTTCCCATGACAACGGCAGGAATGGCTTACTTATACCCCATAACAGCGTTTATAAAACAATGGGGATTGAACAGTACAGCGAGTAGCGAAAAATGATCACTCAATTAGGAAGAACATTTTTCGTATTTATATGTTTATGTAGTGCAATACCTATAAAAACCTTTGCATCAATAGAGGGCAGCTATTCCACTCCCTCTGATGCAAGGGCATTGAGACAATATGTGGTTGGTGTGTTCAGCGGTAAGCTCGCCATCGAAAATGACGGAGACATCTACCTCGCGAAAGAAATGGATAGGACTGAAAGAGCAGAGTTTGCGGAATATCTTATGATGGGTAGCTCCGAGCTGAATGAGGCGAAATGTCTAGTGACACCGTCTAAAGACATCGCGTTAATCGAAACGGCTGCGTCATCCGCCGGAGCTGATGTCACCGAGGTAATGGCATCCGGTGAATCCGCACTGAAATTTGTTGATGATCAGAACCAAAAGGCCATTATCACGCTCACGCCGAAATACAAGATCCGCCAGATACTGTGTGCTTCGGAAACAGAAATTGAGATCGCTAAAAGTAAGACTTTCTTCTTTAGCAGGCTGATGGGTATTGTCCCTTTGGTTAAAAACTAAGAATTTAATAAGGAATAAGTCATGGGAAATGCAGTTCGACTGGGGGATACGGGAACAGACCACGATGGTTTCCCACCAACGCTAACAACCGCGGGTTCTGGCACAGTTAAAATTGATGGTATCCCAGTTTGCAGATTGGGCGATCCACTGGCGCCTCATGACAAACCTAAGCACCCTCCACATGGTCGCAGTATTGCGGCAGGTTCAACGACGGTTTTTGCAGATGGAAAACCCGTAGCAAGAACGGGAGACCCAGTAAGCTGCGGTGGCGTGGTTATTGGCGGCGGCACAGTAAATATCGGTTAGACCTGTTGTCTTGCTCTGACTTTTCTTAGTTTATCTTCCCAAACTAACCGCCTGATCTCTGAATATATTGGGCGGAATCAACCTTCACCAATTCAAATACCTAGCCCCAGAAACTTCTTATTTCAGCTCAAACCAACCTGACTAATCCGGCCAAATCTTGCTCGCTGAGCAACTTTTCGCCCAACCCACAAGCAATACCTTGCTCTCCCCTTTTTAGGTTTAATCTAAACCATTGTTTTCATTGAACTCCATCACTGGCACACCCCTTGCGTTATTCCCACTGTAGTAAACAACCTCCTCCGAATTTTTATAGGGAAATTAAGATGCCAACTCCTTGTTATATCGCCATCGAAGGCAAAACCCAGGGCAACATCACTGCCGGTGCCTTCACCGCTGACTCTGTCGGTAACATCTACGTGGAAGGCCACGAAGACGAGATGCTGGTACAAGCCTTTGACCACATCGTGACCGTACCCACTGACCCACAAAGCGGTCAGCCGTCAGGCCAGCGTGTTCACAAGCCATTCAAGTTTACTGTGGCACTGAACAAAGCCGTCCCTCTGATGTACAACGCACTGGCGTCCGGTGAGATGCTGCCGAAGATTGAGCTCAAGTGGTACCGCACGTCTGTCGAAGGTAAGCAGGAGCACTTCTTCTCCACCATCCTGACTGACGGCACCATCATCGATATCGATTGCAACATGCCTCACTGTCAGGACGCACAGAAGAAAGAGTTCACTCAGCTGGTAACCGTCTCTGTGGCGTACCGCAAGATTGACTGGGAGCACACGGTGGCTGGTACTTCCGGTGCAGATGACTGGCGTGCGCCTATCGAAGCTTAAGGCTTCCTGGCAGAAGGCGTGTTTCTTTGTGAAGCAGGCCTTTCTGACCTCACCCGCCCTCGCGGCGGGTTTTGTCGTCAGACAGTGACGTCTGATGAAGCTTCTGAAGTCTCTCAGAAGCAATGGATAGTTCTTGCTGGGTATCTCTATGGCTACGGAAAGCGGTCTCCAATTTACTCTTAACGTCGAAGGCTTGCCTGACGACACCTTTGTGGTGGTCGACTTTCAGGGCGAAGCCCATCTCTCGGCCCCTTTCTGTTTTGATATCAAGCTGGCCAGCCGCAATGAAGCGGTGTCTGAAAATGACACGGTGGACCGTAATGTCACACTGGTAATTTGGCAGGACGGGGAGCTCAAGCAACGCTTTCACGGGATTGTCCGCCGTTTCTCACGGGGTGATACGGGTTTTCATCACACCCGTTATGCACTGGAGATGGTGCCGTCCCTTGCCAGACTGTCCCTTCGTCAGAACAGCCGTATCTTCCAGCAGCAGTCTGCCCCGGAAATCATGAGTATTCTCCTGCAGGAGATGGGCATTGATGATTATGCGTTTTCTTTATCCGGCAGCCCGCAGACCCGTGAGTATTGTGTCCAGTACCGCGAGACGGACCTTGAGTTCTTAGAACGTATAGCGGCGGAAGAAGGCATTTTCTATTGCTTCCTGCACAGTAAAGACAAGCACACGGTGCTGTTCTCAGATGATACCCAGACTCTTTCTGCCTCGGGCCTTGCGCTGCCTTATAACGTGAATGTCGGTGGTATCTCCAAAGAGAACTTCGTGAAAGGCTGGCAGTCTTCGGCGCAGGCAAGACCGTCTTCCGCGCAGCTGAAAGATTACAGTTTTAAAAAACCGGCTTATGGCTTTTTACATGAGCACGCAGGCACGGAGATGGCCTTTCAGCGTGGCACGTATGAGCATTATGACTACCCGGGGCGCTATAAGAGTGATGCCGCCGGGAAGCCTTTTACCCAGTACCGCCTCGAGCATTTGAGACGTGATGCCATCACCGCAACGGCGCAAAGTAATGTCCCACAGGTTCAGCCGGGGATGCTGTTTGACCTCGTGGACCATCCGGATGACGCCACGAACCGTGACTGGGTGGTGGTCTCTACCCAGTGTGAAGGCACTCAGCCTCAGGCGCTGGAAGAGGCCGGCGGTGAGGGTATGACGACGTTCCACAATACCTTTTCGGTCATTCCGGCTCATCGGCCTTGGCGTCCGACACCGCAACCCAAACCTTGTGTCCATGGCCCGCAAATCGCGATTGCCACCGGTCCCGATGGTGAGGAAATCTTCTGTGATGAACATGGCCGGGTGAAGGTGCAGTTCCCCTGGGACCGTTATGGCAACAGTGATGATACCTCCAGCTGTTGGGTACGGGTCTCTCAGGGCTGGGCCGGCGGTCAGTATGGCATGATGGCCATTCCCCGTATCGGTCATGAGGTAATTGTCTCTTTCCTTGAAGGTGACCCGGACCAGCCGATTGTTACCGGGCGCACGTATCACGCCACCAATGTGCCGCCTTACCCTCTGCCGGCGAACAAGACGCGCACGGTGCTTAGAACCGAGACCCACCAGGGGGAAGGCTTTAACGAACTTCGCTTTGAGGACCAGGCGGGGCAGGAAGAAATCTATGTCCATGCCCAGAAGGACATGAACCTGCTGGTCGAGAATGACCGCAAGGACAACATCAAGCATGACCTCCATCTGGATGTGGAGAGTGAAAGGTTCCAGCATATCAAGGTGGATGACCACCTGACGGTTGATGGGCAATCCAAAGAGCATGTGAAAGGTGACAAGACGGTCATCAGTGACAACAAAGTCCACATCAAGCAAGGCACAGGGCAACTTGTCGATGCAGGCAATGAAATACACCAAAAGTCCGGTGCCAAGTTAGTGATTGAAGCAGGTAGCCAGATCACGCTAAAAGCGGGGGGCTGTTTCGTCACTGTTGATACTTCAGGGGTACATATATCAGGCCCCGTTGTTGATCTGAATGCAGGAGGCGCAGCAGGAAGCGGAAGTGGATACGGCGGTGCAGCACCCACATTGCCAGGACAACTGCCACCCAAGCCAGAAAACCCACTCCCTATGCTGACACCAGCACAAATAGCTACCATGAAGTCCGCCGCGCCATTCTGCGAAGAATGTGAAAAATGTAAGGATGGCCAATGCGAGATATAGCCCAAGAGACAGAGGCTCCTCTCTATTGGTATGCCATATTCAACGGAACCTGCGATGACAAAGCGTTGGCAGATTTCTATCGCTTTGGCGGTAATGACGCCAAACCACTTTGGAGCGGGACCCCCTACGCAGAATGGCATGAGGTGATGCCTTATATCGCTGACGTTTCGCACTTGCCTGATTTCATTACCTGGACGGAGCAGGAAGCGAACGAGGACTGGGGCATTCTCGTTGCAAGCACTCTCCTCTTGCCGGACATATTCCAACATTTTCGCAGTCTCACACTGGTGTGGATGCCATCAGGCAACCATGCCTTTTTCCGTTTCTATGACCCAAGATTCAGTATCGATCTAGCGAACTTCTGTGATGAAGAACAGCGCAACCAAGTGATGGGTCCTTGCCAGCAATGGGTTTCAAAACAACGCACCGTGACCAATTCTACCCCTGTATCTTCAGTCGTTGAGAAACCCTTTCCGTGGTGGGAAGTGCCTGAAGCTGTCGTTAAAAAACTCAGCGAAGAAGACAAATCCGTCCTCATCGCCAACAGCATTAAATGGCTCCGGGAAAATCATGCCGATATCTACTTTTCTTTTCCTGAAAGAACCATTGAAGCCAAGGTCAAGCGCTTGGTTGAGCGCTACAAGGAAGAATTCGGCACGTTAAACAGTTACATCAAAAATGCATTGGATAAAGAGGTGTATCGGTGAGCAGTAACTTAATGACGATGGCTGACGTCGATAACATGTTCAGCAAGATTAAATCGGATTTCGAGACCTCGATTGATGAATACCGCAAACACTCAGAGAACTGGTTTTATGGGTGGGCGCTGGATATGGAACAAAAGGTTATCGTCAATGATAACGAGCAGTCTGCAGATACAGACGAATCAGAAATCGAAGCCGATATCATCACCTGCCCACTTGATGGAAAGATCACTCTTGTTCATTGCTTTGAAGCAGAAGCCTTTGTTCCCATCACTGGCACGCCATTTAAGGTGCAACCGGTCAAATTCGATGATGGGATATTTATCGATTCATACGAACCTGATGGCCCAGCAGTGTCCGGCACAATCGGTAGCGACGGCACCGCTGAGGTCACGCTAGACCCCAAATATCGGGGTAAACCTGTCCGTATCACCTTTTATCCCGAGGTGAGCGAAAGTGACATCAAAACCATGCTCGATTCCTATGACCCAACAATCAACAAGCTCACTGCTTGGTTGGATAAAGAATGGAAAACGCAGCGTAGCGAATGGCAAATCTATCTTAACGATCCTATTGATGTCTGGGACGAAGTCGGGAAGTTTCTCGACAATATGCTGGATGCTGTCGTTGATGCCTGGGATGAAATTGCGGATTTATTCAAGCTACTCGCCAACCCGACAGAGCTAGCGAAAAAACTCTCCAAATATTTGGAAAATCCAGAGTTGATTGCAGAGAAGCTGGCCTCAGCAAAAGAAGAAGCAGAAAGAATGCTGACACTGATAAAAGATGAAGCGCGCTGCTTCTTGTGTCTCAACGCAGTCATCTCTTGGTTCAAAATTCTTAGCCCACTCCAGATCCTTACTCTGGTGTCTGTATCTCTCGCCTCCATTCTGGTTGAGGTTGTCCTCAGTATTGTTATCCCCGGCGGCGCAGTTTTAAGAAATATCAATCGACTCAGAGATGTTGCGGGTACCGCAACCATGGTAGGTGCGTAAATGAGCAGGAAAGGACGCGCCGTCAAGGCCGTGAAGAAAATCAAAGAAGTCGTTGATATCACAAAAGTGGACGCGGTGGATAACATCGATACATTAAAAAAGGTCACCCAACATGGTAATGGAAAGCTCAACGCCAGGGCTAAAGCCACTCAGAGTGTCGAAGGGAAAAACCTAGACGGCGCGACTTCGGAGAAACGCTCTGCGACCCAAAGTTCGCATATCACTTCTGAAAAACCTCGGGATATCGATAACAGCAAAAGCACCACCGAGAAAGGCGACGCAACACAAGGTGCTGGTAAGGACGCATCCGAAGGCTGTCCGGTATCTATGGTCACGGGTGAAGAAACCCTTCAACTTAGCGATGTTACGCTTCCCGGTGCGTTGCCTTACACTTTTACCCGAACCTACAAAACATCAAGCTGTGAGCTCAACTCAAGTTTGGGTTATGGCTGGAGTCACCCTCTCAGCCAATCTCTGATATTCGAAGCGGGCAAATTGTTCTGGAAAGATGCCGAAGGCAAGCGCACCCAACTTCCAGAGCCTACAGAGTCGCGACCTGAAATCTATAACGACCTCGCAGGAGCAGCAGTATTTCTGGGAGAAAAAGGGAATGAATATGTCTTGGCGCAAGCCGGGCAACCCTTTCATCACTTCACCCGCAAAGGGAATACTGCTCAGCTAACGGGTTTATCAGACAAATACAATAACCGCTTAACGGTCGAATACGACGGCTATCAACGACCTCAAGCAGTTATCAACGAACAGGGTATTGCGCTTTGGTTTGTGTATCAAAATGGCCTCATTTCAGCGATTGAGTTCCGCACGCTGAAAACAGACGGCTCAAAAAAAGAATGGGTAACAGAGCGCACCAGTTTCACCTATCACTACAACGAAAACCAGCAACTCATTGATGCCCTTAACACTTCAGGCGAAGGCGAGCACTATCAATATGACGAGGCCAACGTCATCTCACTGCGCAAAATGGCAGGTGGCGTCGAGTTCGGCTGGCAGTGGGAAGGTGAAGGAAAAGAAGTTCGTTGTGTCCATCACTGGAGCAATACTGGTTACGACACCAAATTCGAGTGGGATGACGCCTCCAATGCCGTCGAAATCACCTATTCAGACGGCAGCACTGCCGCTTACCAACATGATGAAAACGCCAAGCTGATAGCGCAGACAGATCCCGATGGCGCCGTTACAAAAAACGAATTCAATGAAAATGGCGATTTAGTCCTCACTGTCGACCCGCTTGGTAATGAAACCCGTCACTTCTACAATGACTTCCAACAACGCGTACTGACCGTTCTACCTGATGGTGAGGTGATTGAATACCAATACTGGCGAGGCAACCTTCGCCGGGTCATTCAAGGCAAGCGCAACTGGCGCTACAAATATAACGCGCAAGGAGACATCACCGAAAAACGGGATCCACTTGGCCAAGACACTTTCTACCGATACAACGGACAAGGTCAGTTAACCGAAATCGCCTACCCGGACGGCAGCAAGCATAAATTGGCTTGGAATAGACTGGGTATGCTGATTGGCGAAACCTATCCCGATGGTTCTCAAGCTTCCTATCGCTACGATATTTTCGGTCGCATCATTGTTGAAAAGTCGGCTATTGGCGCTGTCACTCAGTATGAGTGGGACAACGCTGATAGGCTGAGCAAGGTGAAGCTCCCTTCCGGCCAAACTAAGCACTTCGAATACAATGCTTACGGCAAGGCAACCCGTGTTGTTGATGAAAACGGTCTGGAAACCCAGTACGACTATCACCCGAACACCGACCTTGTTAGTCAGGTCATCCAACCTGACGGCTCTACTCTTCGTTACCAGTACGAAAACGCCAAAAACTTCGTTACCGCCATTATCAATGAGCGCAACGAAACCTATCACATCGATTATTTCGCCAACGGTCTCGTTCGCAGTGAAACGACCTTTGATGGCCGTCGCTTTGCCTATGAATATGACCTCAACGACAAACTACTGAAGAAAACTGAGACCGGCACTCAAGGCACAGAACTGGAAACCGTTTTTGAGCGCGACGCCATAGGCAGGCTAACCAAGAAAATCCTGCCTGATGGACAAGAGGTCACCTACAGCTACGACGCTTACGGACAGTTGATTGGTGTTGATGATGGGGACACTCCCCTTGCGTGGCAATATGATTTGCTTGGCAGGCTCACCGAGGAACACCAAAGCTGGGCATCGAACTTCTTCGAGTATGACAGTGTCGGACATCTCTCCCACTGGCAATTGCCAGATGCCAATAAGCTCAGCTTTGAACGCTCTGCTGGCGGTGTGCTCAACCGTATCATGCTCAACGATGAGCAACTGACCCGTCACCATTATCAAAATGGTTTGGAAACGGCCCGCAAACAAGGCGACATTCTCAGCCGCTTTCAGCATGACGAACAGGGGCGACTGACTGCTCATACCCAGCACCAAAACGGACGACAGACACAATCCCGTCAATATCTGTATGGCGCTGATGGTAACCTGAGCGAGATGGCCGACAGCCGATTTGGTACGGTTTATTACGACTATGACCCGCTTTCACGACTGAAGAATACAAGGGGTGTGGT
Proteins encoded:
- a CDS encoding Rhs family protein — protein: MSSNLMTMADVDNMFSKIKSDFETSIDEYRKHSENWFYGWALDMEQKVIVNDNEQSADTDESEIEADIITCPLDGKITLVHCFEAEAFVPITGTPFKVQPVKFDDGIFIDSYEPDGPAVSGTIGSDGTAEVTLDPKYRGKPVRITFYPEVSESDIKTMLDSYDPTINKLTAWLDKEWKTQRSEWQIYLNDPIDVWDEVGKFLDNMLDAVVDAWDEIADLFKLLANPTELAKKLSKYLENPELIAEKLASAKEEAERMLTLIKDEARCFLCLNAVISWFKILSPLQILTLVSVSLASILVEVVLSIVIPGGAVLRNINRLRDVAGTATMVGA
- a CDS encoding DUF4123 domain-containing protein — its product is MRDIAQETEAPLYWYAIFNGTCDDKALADFYRFGGNDAKPLWSGTPYAEWHEVMPYIADVSHLPDFITWTEQEANEDWGILVASTLLLPDIFQHFRSLTLVWMPSGNHAFFRFYDPRFSIDLANFCDEEQRNQVMGPCQQWVSKQRTVTNSTPVSSVVEKPFPWWEVPEAVVKKLSEEDKSVLIANSIKWLRENHADIYFSFPERTIEAKVKRLVERYKEEFGTLNSYIKNALDKEVYR
- a CDS encoding RHS repeat-associated core domain-containing protein, with protein sequence MSRKGRAVKAVKKIKEVVDITKVDAVDNIDTLKKVTQHGNGKLNARAKATQSVEGKNLDGATSEKRSATQSSHITSEKPRDIDNSKSTTEKGDATQGAGKDASEGCPVSMVTGEETLQLSDVTLPGALPYTFTRTYKTSSCELNSSLGYGWSHPLSQSLIFEAGKLFWKDAEGKRTQLPEPTESRPEIYNDLAGAAVFLGEKGNEYVLAQAGQPFHHFTRKGNTAQLTGLSDKYNNRLTVEYDGYQRPQAVINEQGIALWFVYQNGLISAIEFRTLKTDGSKKEWVTERTSFTYHYNENQQLIDALNTSGEGEHYQYDEANVISLRKMAGGVEFGWQWEGEGKEVRCVHHWSNTGYDTKFEWDDASNAVEITYSDGSTAAYQHDENAKLIAQTDPDGAVTKNEFNENGDLVLTVDPLGNETRHFYNDFQQRVLTVLPDGEVIEYQYWRGNLRRVIQGKRNWRYKYNAQGDITEKRDPLGQDTFYRYNGQGQLTEIAYPDGSKHKLAWNRLGMLIGETYPDGSQASYRYDIFGRIIVEKSAIGAVTQYEWDNADRLSKVKLPSGQTKHFEYNAYGKATRVVDENGLETQYDYHPNTDLVSQVIQPDGSTLRYQYENAKNFVTAIINERNETYHIDYFANGLVRSETTFDGRRFAYEYDLNDKLLKKTETGTQGTELETVFERDAIGRLTKKILPDGQEVTYSYDAYGQLIGVDDGDTPLAWQYDLLGRLTEEHQSWASNFFEYDSVGHLSHWQLPDANKLSFERSAGGVLNRIMLNDEQLTRHHYQNGLETARKQGDILSRFQHDEQGRLTAHTQHQNGRQTQSRQYLYGADGNLSEMADSRFGTVYYDYDPLSRLKNTRGVVEESFAHDPAGNLLDQVIGAKAGTKPFDVEGNQLKFHGDSHYEYDEFGRLTAEKRGKEQSLVTQYEYDCQHRLTKATLPDGSFVTYKYDAFGRRIEKRVTNKLGSVKTTEFVWQGDTLIAETSKDHYQTYIYEPGTFKPLAMLSGEGTDCQACHYHLDQIGTPTDITDLHGKSVWSVQYRAYGNVLRKHVEEISSPLRFQGQYFDEETGLHYNRHRYYSPNTGRFVTADPIGLAGGLNNYQYVPNPTGWVDPLGLINKSANGCPTGNSVDTEPEVEVPQNQRNVLSEAETPKIKYRALTESQAKDALQGKDIKPKNINENYSIQEHIDDGSLSTQYISLGSEKAARRYARPNPKRGKINKSVIIEVDTSKIELSSVHDVSKGIDPSTGKKLKDPGYRYSRKDKEVLIEGKIPSNAYKVIE
- the tssI gene encoding type VI secretion system tip protein VgrG, giving the protein MATESGLQFTLNVEGLPDDTFVVVDFQGEAHLSAPFCFDIKLASRNEAVSENDTVDRNVTLVIWQDGELKQRFHGIVRRFSRGDTGFHHTRYALEMVPSLARLSLRQNSRIFQQQSAPEIMSILLQEMGIDDYAFSLSGSPQTREYCVQYRETDLEFLERIAAEEGIFYCFLHSKDKHTVLFSDDTQTLSASGLALPYNVNVGGISKENFVKGWQSSAQARPSSAQLKDYSFKKPAYGFLHEHAGTEMAFQRGTYEHYDYPGRYKSDAAGKPFTQYRLEHLRRDAITATAQSNVPQVQPGMLFDLVDHPDDATNRDWVVVSTQCEGTQPQALEEAGGEGMTTFHNTFSVIPAHRPWRPTPQPKPCVHGPQIAIATGPDGEEIFCDEHGRVKVQFPWDRYGNSDDTSSCWVRVSQGWAGGQYGMMAIPRIGHEVIVSFLEGDPDQPIVTGRTYHATNVPPYPLPANKTRTVLRTETHQGEGFNELRFEDQAGQEEIYVHAQKDMNLLVENDRKDNIKHDLHLDVESERFQHIKVDDHLTVDGQSKEHVKGDKTVISDNKVHIKQGTGQLVDAGNEIHQKSGAKLVIEAGSQITLKAGGCFVTVDTSGVHISGPVVDLNAGGAAGSGSGYGGAAPTLPGQLPPKPENPLPMLTPAQIATMKSAAPFCEECEKCKDGQCEI
- a CDS encoding Hcp family type VI secretion system effector, encoding MPTPCYIAIEGKTQGNITAGAFTADSVGNIYVEGHEDEMLVQAFDHIVTVPTDPQSGQPSGQRVHKPFKFTVALNKAVPLMYNALASGEMLPKIELKWYRTSVEGKQEHFFSTILTDGTIIDIDCNMPHCQDAQKKEFTQLVTVSVAYRKIDWEHTVAGTSGADDWRAPIEA
- a CDS encoding type VI secretion system PAAR protein yields the protein MGNAVRLGDTGTDHDGFPPTLTTAGSGTVKIDGIPVCRLGDPLAPHDKPKHPPHGRSIAAGSTTVFADGKPVARTGDPVSCGGVVIGGGTVNIG